From Nitrosococcus watsonii C-113, the proteins below share one genomic window:
- a CDS encoding helix-turn-helix domain-containing protein translates to MNRIAENNNNFDTFISGGNGCGHSPAHPRWFSPPENHKERPRILGKLSEKIRAYYHDPEAILPSLNLANGSERKQRSERREACLQVLSCLTHYLDLVTLRVGIPWKDGSFGGISMERIATLCGIGLRRAERAIRDLVAAGIITVHPIAKQSGLATYTGYPAIRTISTSLFKAFGLSKWLRHERDKASRRHHKQKRREEPIGRLELIIKAAEAKKTQHNQTRTPEETTPQKSPPSQDPRSAIAHLKKIVIGKRRPP, encoded by the coding sequence ATGAATAGAATAGCGGAAAACAACAATAATTTCGATACCTTTATTTCGGGTGGCAATGGCTGCGGGCATAGCCCCGCTCATCCACGGTGGTTTTCGCCGCCGGAGAATCACAAGGAGCGCCCGCGCATTCTAGGCAAGCTCAGCGAGAAAATCCGCGCTTATTACCATGACCCAGAGGCCATTTTGCCCTCCCTTAACCTTGCTAACGGAAGTGAGCGGAAGCAGCGTAGCGAGCGGCGGGAGGCTTGCCTCCAGGTCTTAAGCTGTCTGACCCATTATCTCGATCTGGTGACTCTCCGGGTTGGCATCCCTTGGAAGGATGGCTCCTTTGGTGGAATCAGCATGGAACGCATTGCAACCCTATGTGGTATTGGTCTAAGGCGTGCCGAGCGCGCCATTCGCGACCTAGTTGCGGCCGGCATCATTACCGTTCACCCCATTGCCAAGCAGTCTGGCCTTGCCACGTACACGGGTTACCCCGCAATCCGCACTATTTCGACCTCTTTATTTAAAGCCTTTGGCTTAAGTAAGTGGCTGCGCCATGAACGCGATAAAGCTTCCAGACGCCACCACAAGCAAAAAAGAAGAGAGGAGCCCATAGGTCGGCTGGAATTAATCATCAAAGCGGCAGAGGCAAAAAAAACGCAGCATAATCAAACCCGAACGCCAGAGGAAACCACGCCGCAAAAATCACCGCCCTCGCAAGACCCGCGTTCCGCTATCGCCCATCTCAAGAAAATTGTCATCGGTAAAAGACGACCCCCTTAA